CCTAAACCGTTTAACGGACTTGATCCTTTTACGTAACGAGTTCTTCGGCAGTTTTGCACCTCTACTCAATCTATCAAAGCTCTCTCATTTAGATCTTTCCGATAATCACTTTTCTGGATACTTTCCTTGTTCTTTACTCACCCTGCCTTTCCTGTCATATCTTggtttgggacaaaaccatctCATCGACTCTCTTGAAACCATAAATTGCTCTTCATCACCTAAGCTTCAATGGTTAGACCTTAGCAATAACCGTCTCAGTGGTAGAATCGTTGAGCCTCTCTCAAAATTAACCAACCTCACGTACCTGTACCTATCTTTTCAGAACACAACCGACTCATTCAACTTCGTCTCTTTGGGCTTCAAATCTTTAGAGATATTGGATCTTTCGGGAAATGCTATATCAAGGCTTAATATCGGACCACCAAATTTGTGGGAACTACACTTGAATAACTGCAGCCTCAACGAGTTCCCCACATTTATTAAAAACCTACAGAATCTGGAGGTATTGTACATGCGAAACAATAGAATCAAAGGAGAGGTGCCTAAATGGTTATGGAGTCTGCCTTCTTTGAATGCATTGTATATGTCTGACAATTCCCTTGACAGCTTTGAAAGCTCGCCAATAAGGCTTCTTAGTTTGTCGCTTATCCTATTAGATCTGAGTTCCAACGCTTTTCGAGGATCTCTTCCTGTTTTTCCACCGACGTTGGAATCCCTGCTTGCATCAAATAACAGTTTCACAGGAGACATACCTCTTTCATTGTGCAATCAAAGCTCCCTACGTGTCCTTGATTTAGGGCACAACAACTTCAGTGGTTCAATTCCCAAATGCTTGAGTAAATCAGTAGAACATTTGGATCTCCGAAACAATAATCTCATTGGGAGACTTCCCGAGATACTCAACAAAAGTGGCTCACTTACAACACTTGACGTTAGCCACAATCAAATAACTGGGAAGCTTCCAAGGTCTCTTACCAATTGCAAAAACCTAGAGGTTCTAAAGATGGAGGGCAATAGAATCGCTGACACCTTTCCCTTTTGGCTGAAGGATCTACCAAACCTAAAAGTAATTGTCCTACGATCAAACATGTTCCATGGTCCAATCTATTCTCCTCAACATCCTCTATCATTTCCACAACTGCGGATGGTTGACATATCGCGTAACCAATTCACCGGAAGTCTACCACATGATTACTTTGTCAATTGGAGTACACCC
The nucleotide sequence above comes from Brassica napus cultivar Da-Ae chromosome A9, Da-Ae, whole genome shotgun sequence. Encoded proteins:
- the LOC106369232 gene encoding receptor-like protein 54, whose amino-acid sequence is MVKPCLHVDSISSFFFCLLVSSFFVSSLVSLPSPRPDQIEILMAFKNEFPILKCSLEWPNSDQKTKYWTSKDVNSFDGVEFDNKTGVVTKLDLEGACLSGSLSANSSLFRLHHLRYLDLSFNHFDSSSFLPELAKLTNLEYLNLYNMGLVGEIPSSFSSLNRLTDLILLRNEFFGSFAPLLNLSKLSHLDLSDNHFSGYFPCSLLTLPFLSYLGLGQNHLIDSLETINCSSSPKLQWLDLSNNRLSGRIVEPLSKLTNLTYLYLSFQNTTDSFNFVSLGFKSLEILDLSGNAISRLNIGPPNLWELHLNNCSLNEFPTFIKNLQNLEVLYMRNNRIKGEVPKWLWSLPSLNALYMSDNSLDSFESSPIRLLSLSLILLDLSSNAFRGSLPVFPPTLESLLASNNSFTGDIPLSLCNQSSLRVLDLGHNNFSGSIPKCLSKSVEHLDLRNNNLIGRLPEILNKSGSLTTLDVSHNQITGKLPRSLTNCKNLEVLKMEGNRIADTFPFWLKDLPNLKVIVLRSNMFHGPIYSPQHPLSFPQLRMVDISRNQFTGSLPHDYFVNWSTPLISISEE